A window from Synechococcus sp. RSCCF101 encodes these proteins:
- a CDS encoding NAD(P)/FAD-dependent oxidoreductase: MSPHPDSEAALVVVGGGFAGLFTALQAARQDAGSRVVLVEPNPSFVFLPLLYELLSGELGAWQVAPGIASLLAGSGVVHLRERVTTIDHRRRRVSLSGGGSLGFGTCVIATGSVPHHYGIPGLPQHGLGFHTLSDVAVLQQKLHELRAERPIHPRLVVVGGGPTGVELSCKLADLLDGAAELELIEMGDDILPRGKAFNREQARSALQRRDVRVRLQTRVLEALPGAVRVSSRVDDSHRREETLPHHGLIWVAGVRPRPPVLQPPLPLDGQGRLCCGADLAVQGTDDLFALGDVATISSDDEPPPPATAQVAFQQAALMARNLQHRAAGEPTRAFRWNDLGEMISLGIGDAAITGLGLTLAGPRAFQLRRLAYLTRLPGLPLQLRAAAGWLSSAVASR; the protein is encoded by the coding sequence ATGAGCCCACATCCTGACTCCGAAGCGGCGCTGGTGGTGGTCGGGGGGGGCTTCGCCGGCCTGTTCACCGCACTGCAGGCCGCACGCCAGGACGCGGGCTCGCGCGTGGTGCTGGTGGAACCCAACCCCAGCTTCGTCTTTCTGCCCCTGCTCTACGAGCTGCTCAGCGGTGAGCTGGGCGCCTGGCAGGTGGCACCCGGCATCGCCTCGCTCCTGGCCGGCAGCGGCGTGGTGCACCTGCGCGAGCGCGTCACGACCATCGACCACCGGCGCCGGCGCGTGAGCCTCAGCGGCGGCGGCAGCCTGGGCTTCGGCACCTGCGTGATCGCCACCGGGTCCGTGCCCCATCACTACGGCATCCCGGGTCTGCCGCAGCACGGCCTCGGCTTCCACACCCTCAGCGATGTGGCGGTCCTGCAGCAGAAGCTGCATGAGCTCAGGGCCGAGCGGCCCATCCATCCCCGGCTGGTGGTGGTGGGCGGCGGCCCCACCGGCGTGGAACTCAGCTGCAAGCTGGCCGATCTACTGGACGGGGCGGCGGAGCTCGAACTGATCGAGATGGGCGACGACATCCTGCCCCGGGGCAAGGCCTTCAACCGGGAACAGGCCCGCTCCGCGCTGCAGCGGCGGGATGTGAGGGTCCGCCTGCAGACGCGCGTGCTGGAGGCTCTGCCGGGAGCCGTGCGGGTGAGCAGCCGTGTGGATGACAGCCACCGCAGGGAGGAGACCCTGCCGCACCACGGACTGATCTGGGTCGCCGGAGTCAGGCCGCGCCCCCCCGTCCTGCAGCCGCCGCTCCCCCTGGATGGCCAGGGGCGTCTGTGCTGCGGCGCCGATCTGGCCGTGCAGGGGACGGACGATCTCTTCGCCCTCGGTGACGTGGCCACGATCAGCTCGGACGACGAACCGCCGCCGCCCGCCACTGCCCAGGTGGCCTTCCAGCAGGCCGCCCTGATGGCCAGGAACCTGCAGCACCGCGCTGCGGGCGAGCCCACCCGCGCCTTCCGCTGGAACGATCTCGGCGAAATGATCAGCCTCGGCATCGGCGATGCCGCCATCACCGGGCTGGGTCTGACCCTGGCCGGTCCGCGGGCCTTCCAGCTGCGGCGCCTGGCCTACCTGACCCGCCTGCCCGGCCTGCCGCTGCAGCTGCGCGCCGCCGCCGGCTGGCTCAGCTCGGCCGTGGCGAGCCGTTGA